The region TGCCAATGCCCCGGTCATCCTCGCATTCGGCGACAGCCTCTATGCGGGATACCAGCTTGATCCGGGCGAGGGCTATCCGCCGCGCCTTGAAGCAGCGCTCAATGCGGGCGGCGTTCCCGTCAAAGTCGTCAATGCAGGTGTCTCGGGAGATACCACCGCGGCGGCCCTTCAGCGCCTCCAGTTCACGCTCGACAACCAACCGGTGAAACCGAGCCTCGCGCTTGTCGGCCTCGGTGGCAACGACATGTTGCGGGGGCTGCCCCGGCGGAGACCCGCGCCAACCTTGATGCAATTCTGAACGAGTTCGACAAGCGCGGCATCCCCGTGGTGCTTACGGGAATGCTCGCTGCCCCAAATCTGGGCGCGGACTACCAGAAGCAATTCAACCCGATCTGGCCCGATCTGGCCAAGAAGCACAAGGCAGGCCTCGTCCCGTTTTTCCTCGCCCCCGTCCTTGGCAACAAGAGCCTGATGCTGGAAGACAATGTCCACCCTAACGCCCAGGGCGTTGACAGGATCGTCGCGGCGACCAGGGGCCAGGTGGCAGAGGCGCTTAAAGCGGCCACTGCGGAATAGCGCTCAGACTCGCTCGACCAACCCGTCGCGCACCGCCCACACGGCGCTCGACGCGGCGATCTCGGCGAACGGTGCCATCTCGGTCCCCGTCATCCACACTTGCGCTCCGCTCGATCCCAGCCGCTCGAACAGTGCCGTGCGCCGGACCGGGTCGAGGTGCGCGGCAATCTCGTCAAGCAACAGCAGGCGCGGGCGCTCCCCCGCCGTCAGTTCCGCGTGGGCGAGGACAATGGCGATCAGCATCGCCTTCTGCTCACCCGTAGAGCAATCGGCGGCAGGCGCGTTCTTGGTCGCCAGCGTCACGGCAAGATCATCGCGATGCGGGCCGCTGAGCGATCGCCCTGCCGCGCGATCCCGCCGCCGCCCCTCGCGCAGAAGGTTGCGCAGGGCATCGGCCTCGACCGGCACATCGCTGGCATAGACCAAAGAAGGCCGCGCAAAGGGTTGTTTGGGAACGCTTTCCAGCACGCGGCCAAGGTCTGCCACAAGTGCGGCCCGCGCCGCCGCCATGGCTGCACCGCTTTCGGCCATCTGCGTTTCGATACCGTCAAGCCACAGCGGATCAGGTTCGACAGGCTCGCCCAGCAGCCGGTTGCGCTCGCGCAGTGCGGTTTCATAGCGCGTGGCATTGCGCGCATGGGCAGGCTCGCGCGCCAGCACCAGCCGATCGAGAAAGCGCCGCCGCGATCCGGCGCTTTCTGCGAAAAGCCGGTCCATCGCCGGCGTCAGCCAGGTGATCGAGAGCCATTCCCCCAGCCGTGCCGCCGGACCTTCCGCACCATTGATCCGCACCAGCCGGCGATTTGGCGCCTCGTGCGCCGTCGACGTGCCGATCTGCACAGCCCCGTCCTCGATCTCCGCCGCCACTGCAAACCCGCCAGACCCATCGCGCCCCGCCATCTCGGCAGGCTGCGCCCGCCGCAGCCCGCGCCCCGGCGCCAGCAGGCTGATAGCCTCGAGCACATTGGTCTTGCCCGCTCCGTTTTCCCCCACCAGCACGTTGAACGCGCGCATCCCTCAAGCCGCGTCGCGGCATGGTTGCGAAAATCGCGCAAGGTCAGGCGGGTGAGAGACATCGATTTGAGGCGTTAGTGGGTTTGCGCGACAAGCGAAACCTCCAGTCTTGTCGCTCAGGCCTTCTCGCTCAAGTCTTGTCACTCAGGCCATGCTTCTTCATGCAATGGCGCAACTGGTCGTAGGTCAGCCCAAGCGCCTTGGCGGTCTGGCGCTGGTTGTAGCGGTTGCGGCCGAGGTGATGCTCGACGATGGCGCGTTCGTGCGCATCAACCGCCGCGCGCAAGTCGGCCACGCTGTCGAAGTCGGCGGAAGGAGCGGCAACGCGCACCGGTGCCGCAGCCTCGCTTTCCGCCACCTCCGGCCGCATCGATGCGGCTGGCTTCCACGGGCTTTCGAACGGATCGAACTGGACGTGGCCGATGGCCTGCGTCCAGTCGTCCCAGCGATATACCGCGCGTTCCACCACGTTGCGCAATTCGCGCACGTTGCCGGGCCAGAGGTAGTCTTCCATCGCCTTCTGCACCGATGCTGCAAAACCAGGCCAGGAATCCCAGTGCAGTTCTGCCGCCATGCGCCGCCCGAAGTAGTCGGCCAGCACAGCGATGTCGCCCTCGCGCACGCGCAGCGGGGGCAGGGTGATCACCTCGAAGCTCAGCCGGTCGAGCAGGTCGGCGCGGAAGCGGCCCTGTTCGGCCAGCTTGGGCAGATCCTCGTTGGTCGCCGCCACGATGCGCACGTCGACGCGCACGGGCTTGCTTGAACCGATCCGCGTAACCTCGCCATATTCCACCGCGCGCAGCAAGCGCTCCTGCGCGCCCATCGAAAGCGTGCCCAGTTCGTCCAGGAACAGCGTGCCCTTGTCGGCTTCCTCGAACCGACCGGTTCGGGCGCGGGTGGCGCCAGTGAAAGCCCCGGCCTCGTGCCCGAACAGTTCGGCCTCGATCAGGGTTTCGGGCAGGGCCGCGCAGTTCATCGTTACCAGCGGTTCAGTCCAGCGGGACGACAGGCGGTGGAGGCGTTCGGCGATCAGTTCCTTGCCGGTCCCGCGTTCGCCGATGACGAGCACCGGGCGGCGCATTGGTGCGGCGCGGCTGGCGCGTTCGACCGCGTCGAGGAACGCGCCCGATTGCCCAATAAATTGAACCTCCCTGTCCATGCCGCATGTTTAGCGCATTTTCCCAAGTCTCGGCAAGAATTCCCAACATTAAAGGTGGGTGACACGTGAAAAGTGGCGGAATTCTGCGCCCTTCGCAGTTTGGCACACCCCTTGCTCTACCATGAACAACCCGGCGGCCAGCCGGACCAACCGACAAGTAACCCGCCGAAAGGTCACGAAAATGTACACCGCCCGTTTCTTCTCCACCTCGCTCGGCCGCGCCAGCCTCGCCAGCATCGGTGCGATGGTCGTGATGTGCTGCTTTGCCCTGACCCAGCAGGTGAACGCGGTTCCCAGCGTCATGGCTTCCACCGCCGCCATCACCGGTGAGCTGGCATGATGGCCGACGAACTTACCCCGATCCGCTCCGAGCGCGTGGAAGGTGCCCGCACCACCCGCCTCGATGCGGAACTGGATCGCCTGCGCAATTTCAGCAATGGTGGCGGGAATGGCCAATCCCGCCCCCTCTTCAATCCCGGAGTAAACCTGATGGGTATCTTCTCGCGGACGCGCGACATCATTGCAGCCAATTTCAACGACTTGCTTGATAAGGCTGACGATCCTGCCAAGATGATCCGGATGATCATCATGGAGATGGAGGAGACGCTGGTCGAAGTCCGCGCCTCGGCTGCCCGCACCATCGCCGATCAGAAGGAGATGGGCCGTCACGTGTCCAAGCTGGAACGCCTCCAGGCAGATTGGGCCGAAAAGGCCCAGCTCGCCCTGTCGAAGGACCGCGAGGACCTGGCCCGTGCCGCCCTGGTCGAGAAGAAGAAGGCCGCTGACATGGCCGACCAGCTCAAGACCGAGATCACTGTGCTCGACGATGCGATGCGCGCCTACGAGCAGGACATCGAGAAGCTGCAGACCCGCCTGCGCGAAGCCCGCAGCCGGCAGACCGCGATCGCCGCGCGCCTCGAAAGCGCCGAGAACCGCGTCCGCCTGCGCTCGCTGCTCGCCAACGAGCGCGTCGATGAAGCCATGGCTCGCTTCGACCAGCTCGAACGCCGCGTCGATTATGCCGAAGGCCGCGCCGATGCGCTCAGCCTCGCCGATGGCAATTCCCGCCCCAGCCTTGCGGACGAGATCGCCGCGCTCGCCGGCCAGGACAAGATCGACGAGGAACTCGAAGCGATGAAGCGCCAGCTCGGAAAGGAAGGCTGAGCCATGGAAGACGTCGTTGCAATTGCTGCCATTTTCCTTGGCCTCCCGTGGATCATTTTCCACTACATCACCAAGTGGAAGACGGCAGCCACGCTGACCAACGGGGACGAGGCGCTGCTGGAAGAACTCTACCAGCTCGCCCGCCGCCTTGATGAGCGCATGGACACGGTCGAGCGCCTCGTCGCTGCCGACAATCCCGAATTCCGGCCTGCACGCATCGTGCATGATCGCGAAACCGACAATCAGAAACTGCGCGAACTGGATCGCCTTTTCGCCGAACAGGGAAGGACCTCGAAGTGAACAGCCCCGCACCCGCTTTTATCGCGACAAGGTCAACGGCAAGTTCATGGGCGTCTGCGCCGGGATTGCGGACTACACCGGGGTCGATGTCCTCTGGGTCCGCCTCGGCTTTCTGATCCTGGCATGTTCGATGGGCTGGCCGTTCCTGGTCTACTTTGCCCTCGGCTTCCTTGCGAACAAGAAGCCTGCGAACCTCTACGGTGACCGTCAGGAGCAGCAGTTCTGGCAGCGCGTCCGCCAGTCGCCCGCCCGCACCGCCCGCGAAGTTCGCGCCGAATTCCGTGATATCGACCGCCGCCTGGCCGACGTCGAAAGCTTCTACGTCAATTCCAACCCGCGCCTCTCGGCCGAAATCGAGAAGCTGCGCTAAGAGCACAACCGTCCTGAGGGGGACTTGAGCCATGGGACCTGAAACTATTGGGCCTCTGATTCCGATCATCGCACTGATGATCCCGATCGTGGCGATCTGGACCAAGCACCGCACCAAGATTGCGGAGATGCAGATCAATGCGACAGCCGAACTGAGCGCAGAGAAGGCCGCGCAATACGCCCAGCACACCCGGGCACTCGAAGAGCGCGTCCGTGTCCTCGAAGCCATCGTCACCGACAAGGGCTTCGATACCGCCGCGCAGATCGAAGCGCTCCGCCGCGATACGGCCGCGCTCGAAGACCGGAGGCCGCAATGAACTGGGCTGGCCCCGAATTCGTCCTGGCAATCATCGCCATCTCCACGGGCGGCTGGGTGATCAACAACTGGATCCGTGCGCGCCACGGCTATGCCCTTGAGGACGAATGGGGCGGCAAGACCGATCGCGCCGATCAGGAGGCCTATGCCAAGCTCCGCGAGGAGAACGCCTTCCTGCGCGACCAGCTGGACAAGACGCACCAGCGCCTCGCCAACGTTGAAGCCATCGTCACCGACAGCGGTTTCGACGTCTCTCGCCAGATCGAGGCACTGCGCCCCGCTCAGGAGAAGATGCAATGAACGAAGATGTCATCCTGGCGCTGGTGTTCATGGTCATCGTCCTGCCGATCGTGCTTGGTATCGGCTCGGACATCTACAAGCGTCGTCTCTCTTTCAGGGAACGTGAACTTGAACTGCTCTCGAAGCAGACGGCCGAGAAGGCCGCCCAGTACGCCGCTCAGGCCGAGCGCCTTGAACAGCGCGTCCGCGTGCTCGAACGTATCGCCACCGAAAACAATTCCGACCTCGCGCTGCAGATCGAGAACCTGCGCGACGTCAAGGTCAACTGAGGACGCAACACGTGGGCCCCGGATCAACCATCGTCGCGGTCATCGCGATCATCGCCTTCGTCATCATTCGCACAAACCGGGATCGCTATCGGGCGGGCATCATGCAGCAACCGCCGATCGACCCCGCCTACACCGCCAGCCTCGAACGTGAAGTCTCGGACTTGCGCAAGCGGCTCGAAGTCCTCGAACGCATTGCCACCGACGAAGGCGAAACCCGCCGCCTCTCGCGCGAGATCGAATCCCTGCGCGATCGGTAATCTGCTACCGCTAACGAAAGGAGCATTTTGATGTCCTCCGATCTCGTTCTTTCCCTGTCGGGCCTCACCGGCCTTGCCATGGTCGCCTTAGCCGGCTTGCGCGGCTGGGACGGCTGGCTGGCCCTCAAGCGCATGGAACTCGAACGCGCCGATACCGGCGATGCAGGAAGCCTCATAGAACTTGCTGACATGCGCGAACGCCTGCGCAAGCTTGAGGCCATCGCCTCGGGCGTGGACCTGTGAGCCGTCACACCGAAGGTGCCGCCAAGGCCGGCATCGGCCTCGGCTCGGCCATTGCCATCACGATCTCGTGGAGCCTGCACAAGTCGATCGTCTGGGCGCTGGTCCACGGCGTGCTCTCGTGGATCTACGTGATCTGGTATGCGTTTACGCGTCCAGGCGGCCTGTCGGGTTAGGTTGCGTGGCGATGCTTCGACAAGCTCAGCATGAGCGGATAATCAAGACCGTCGCCAATCCCGCTCATCCTGAGCCTGTCGAAGGATATTCTGCCCCACCGGGTGGTGGACGCCAACCGAACCGCCCGCTAATGCCTGCCCGATGCGCAGCCTTGAAGACATTCTCGAAGAGTACGAATTCCTTGACGGCGACGAGCGCTATCGTCTGCTGATAGAGCTCGGGCGCGAGCTTGAGGACATGCCCGATGCGCTCAAGACCGATGCCACGCTGGTGCGCGGCTGTTCTGCCAGCGTCTGGGTCTATCCGACACAAGCCGAGGGCGGCAAACTGCACTTCATGGCCGACAGCAACGCCGCGATCACCAAGGGCATCGTCGCGCTCGTCCTTGCCGCCGTACAGGACAGGCCCGCCGCCGAGGTTGCCGAAACGGACATTGCCGAAGAACTCGCGCCCTTCGATCTCAAGAAGCAACTCTCGTCCAACCGCACCCAAGGCGTTCCCAACATGATCGCGCTGGTCCGCGAACACGCCGCGCGCATCGCCGCCACGGCCTGACAGCAGGGCAGGGGACTTGCGCCGCCACCTCTATCTCGCAGGCGGCGTGATCAGCGTGGCGCTGGGAGCGGTCGGCGCGTTCCTGCCGATCCTGCCGACGGTCCCGTTCCTGCTTCTTGCCACCTTCTGCTTTGCCCGCTCCAATCCGGCATGGGAGCAGCGCCTGCTCGACC is a window of Novosphingobium sp. THN1 DNA encoding:
- the pspF gene encoding phage shock protein operon transcriptional activator → MDREVQFIGQSGAFLDAVERASRAAPMRRPVLVIGERGTGKELIAERLHRLSSRWTEPLVTMNCAALPETLIEAELFGHEAGAFTGATRARTGRFEEADKGTLFLDELGTLSMGAQERLLRAVEYGEVTRIGSSKPVRVDVRIVAATNEDLPKLAEQGRFRADLLDRLSFEVITLPPLRVREGDIAVLADYFGRRMAAELHWDSWPGFAASVQKAMEDYLWPGNVRELRNVVERAVYRWDDWTQAIGHVQFDPFESPWKPAASMRPEVAESEAAAPVRVAAPSADFDSVADLRAAVDAHERAIVEHHLGRNRYNQRQTAKALGLTYDQLRHCMKKHGLSDKT
- the pspA gene encoding phage shock protein PspA, giving the protein MADELTPIRSERVEGARTTRLDAELDRLRNFSNGGGNGQSRPLFNPGVNLMGIFSRTRDIIAANFNDLLDKADDPAKMIRMIIMEMEETLVEVRASAARTIADQKEMGRHVSKLERLQADWAEKAQLALSKDREDLARAALVEKKKAADMADQLKTEITVLDDAMRAYEQDIEKLQTRLREARSRQTAIAARLESAENRVRLRSLLANERVDEAMARFDQLERRVDYAEGRADALSLADGNSRPSLADEIAALAGQDKIDEELEAMKRQLGKEG
- the pspB gene encoding envelope stress response membrane protein PspB, with the protein product MEDVVAIAAIFLGLPWIIFHYITKWKTAATLTNGDEALLEELYQLARRLDERMDTVERLVAADNPEFRPARIVHDRETDNQKLRELDRLFAEQGRTSK
- the pspC gene encoding envelope stress response membrane protein PspC, with amino-acid sequence MIAKPTIRNCANWIAFSPNREGPRSEQPRTRFYRDKVNGKFMGVCAGIADYTGVDVLWVRLGFLILACSMGWPFLVYFALGFLANKKPANLYGDRQEQQFWQRVRQSPARTAREVRAEFRDIDRRLADVESFYVNSNPRLSAEIEKLR
- a CDS encoding SufE family protein, which gives rise to MRSLEDILEEYEFLDGDERYRLLIELGRELEDMPDALKTDATLVRGCSASVWVYPTQAEGGKLHFMADSNAAITKGIVALVLAAVQDRPAAEVAETDIAEELAPFDLKKQLSSNRTQGVPNMIALVREHAARIAATA